One region of Acropora muricata isolate sample 2 chromosome 13, ASM3666990v1, whole genome shotgun sequence genomic DNA includes:
- the LOC136894917 gene encoding HMG box-containing protein 1-like isoform X1, producing MQPLRKEKQSKSYKCLHCCKSFKSSNGLKYHKEKVHSDEVKMEISSDVETEGNIDMKPSKARSVPQPLDLSPDVNMLTEFARIATSPQSPLVRQVSGDSVYVRRGCSDSPPPQLVDPKKIVNFQFVQPQSVTPDSCLHSSSQTLRHTIPAIKWLFPDENGRNCRVVDDAEILSQNVFPDGLQVVDFERINTNHDENSDEFIVTFKSCNNEERSLQAEITADYPFFVKETPCWASLNPAVTELHYELRCQPLKKGDICWLPYDPGVMNYRSEYTDVSMAALTLSSMAKDKEEHSHRRTKLLSESPCSARRLKRNEAHQFNKRPMNAFMLFAQKFRLEITQAHPGKDNRAISVILGDTWKAMKQEERKQYVIQAKILADEHKRINPDCWKRKRSSEGSSKLSYRRL from the exons ATGCAACCTCTTCGCaaagaaaagcaaagcaaaTCATACAAGTGCTTACATTGCTGCAAATCCTTTAAGAGTTCAAATGGACTGAAGTACCATAAAGAAAAAGTCCACAGCGATGAAGTAAAGATGGAGATTAGCAGTGATGTTGAAACCGAAG GGAACATTGACATGAAGCCATCTAAAGCCCGCTCCGTACCTCAACCTCTTGACTTAAGCCCAGATGTTAACATGTTGACAGAATTTGCTCGTATTGCTACAAGTCCTCAGAGTCCTCTGGTTCGACAGGTCAGCGGTGATAGCGTTTATGTTAGACGCGGTTGCAGTGATAGTCCTCCTCCTCAGTTAGTTGATCCGAAGAAAATCGTG AATTTCCAGTTTGTCCAACCACAAAGCGTCACACCAGATAGCTGCCTCCATTCTTCCAGTCAAACATTACGCCATACCATTCCAGCAATCAAGTGGCTCTTCCCAGATGAAAATGGACGGAATTGCAGAGTGGTAGATGATGCTGAGATATTATCACAGAACGTGTTCCCAGATGGATTGCAAGTGGTTGATTTCGAACGAATTAACACGAACCATGATGAAAATAGC GATGAATTTATAGTGACTTTTAAGTCCTGCAACAATGAGGAGAGAAGCTTACAGGCCGAAATTACCGCTGACTACCCATTCTTTGTGAAAGAGACACCCTGTTGGGCCTCTCTTAATCCTGCCGTCACTGAACTGCACTATGAACTACGATGCCAGCCACTTAAAAAGGGTGATATTTGTTGGTTACCATATGACCCTGGTGTTATGAATTACAG GTCAGAATATACTGATGTATCGATGGCAGCACTAACCCTAAGCAGTATGGCTAAG GACAAAGAAGAACACAGTCACCGGCGTACTAAACTCTTGTCTGAGTCCCCTTGTTCTGCTCGTCGCCTGAAGAGAAATGAAGCGCATCAATTCAACAAGAGGCCTATGAACGCATTCATGTTGTTTGCTCAAAAATTTAGGCTGGAAATCACGCAGGCTCACCCCGGTAAAGACAACAG GGCGATCAGTGTGATTCTCGGAGATACATGGAAAGCTATGAAACAGGAGGAAAGAAAACAGTATGTGATTCAGGCTAAGATTCTGGCAGATGAGCATAAGAGAATCAACCCAGACTGTTGGAAAAGAAAGAGGAGTTCTGAA GGCTCATCCAAGCTCAGCTACAGGCGACTATAG
- the LOC136894917 gene encoding HMG box-containing protein 1-like isoform X2 has product MQPLRKEKQSKSYKCLHCCKSFKSSNGLKYHKEKVHSDEVKMEISSDVETEGNIDMKPSKARSVPQPLDLSPDVNMLTEFARIATSPQSPLVRQNFQFVQPQSVTPDSCLHSSSQTLRHTIPAIKWLFPDENGRNCRVVDDAEILSQNVFPDGLQVVDFERINTNHDENSDEFIVTFKSCNNEERSLQAEITADYPFFVKETPCWASLNPAVTELHYELRCQPLKKGDICWLPYDPGVMNYRSEYTDVSMAALTLSSMAKDKEEHSHRRTKLLSESPCSARRLKRNEAHQFNKRPMNAFMLFAQKFRLEITQAHPGKDNRAISVILGDTWKAMKQEERKQYVIQAKILADEHKRINPDCWKRKRSSEGSSKLSYRRL; this is encoded by the exons ATGCAACCTCTTCGCaaagaaaagcaaagcaaaTCATACAAGTGCTTACATTGCTGCAAATCCTTTAAGAGTTCAAATGGACTGAAGTACCATAAAGAAAAAGTCCACAGCGATGAAGTAAAGATGGAGATTAGCAGTGATGTTGAAACCGAAG GGAACATTGACATGAAGCCATCTAAAGCCCGCTCCGTACCTCAACCTCTTGACTTAAGCCCAGATGTTAACATGTTGACAGAATTTGCTCGTATTGCTACAAGTCCTCAGAGTCCTCTGGTTCGACAG AATTTCCAGTTTGTCCAACCACAAAGCGTCACACCAGATAGCTGCCTCCATTCTTCCAGTCAAACATTACGCCATACCATTCCAGCAATCAAGTGGCTCTTCCCAGATGAAAATGGACGGAATTGCAGAGTGGTAGATGATGCTGAGATATTATCACAGAACGTGTTCCCAGATGGATTGCAAGTGGTTGATTTCGAACGAATTAACACGAACCATGATGAAAATAGC GATGAATTTATAGTGACTTTTAAGTCCTGCAACAATGAGGAGAGAAGCTTACAGGCCGAAATTACCGCTGACTACCCATTCTTTGTGAAAGAGACACCCTGTTGGGCCTCTCTTAATCCTGCCGTCACTGAACTGCACTATGAACTACGATGCCAGCCACTTAAAAAGGGTGATATTTGTTGGTTACCATATGACCCTGGTGTTATGAATTACAG GTCAGAATATACTGATGTATCGATGGCAGCACTAACCCTAAGCAGTATGGCTAAG GACAAAGAAGAACACAGTCACCGGCGTACTAAACTCTTGTCTGAGTCCCCTTGTTCTGCTCGTCGCCTGAAGAGAAATGAAGCGCATCAATTCAACAAGAGGCCTATGAACGCATTCATGTTGTTTGCTCAAAAATTTAGGCTGGAAATCACGCAGGCTCACCCCGGTAAAGACAACAG GGCGATCAGTGTGATTCTCGGAGATACATGGAAAGCTATGAAACAGGAGGAAAGAAAACAGTATGTGATTCAGGCTAAGATTCTGGCAGATGAGCATAAGAGAATCAACCCAGACTGTTGGAAAAGAAAGAGGAGTTCTGAA GGCTCATCCAAGCTCAGCTACAGGCGACTATAG